A window of the Henckelia pumila isolate YLH828 chromosome 3, ASM3356847v2, whole genome shotgun sequence genome harbors these coding sequences:
- the LOC140887443 gene encoding aspartic proteinase 36-like has protein sequence MPPERNFVAVAVAVAILAAATAVGGEGDIVKLALERASHRGIELAQLRDSDRIRHGRFLQQQSLLVVDFHVEGTYDPFLVGLYFTKVKLGNPPKEFYVQIDTGSDVLWVSCNTCTGCPTSSGLPIQLEFFDPSSSSTAKTISCSDQRCTLGAQTSDSLCLDQNRCGYTFQYGDGSGTSGYFIQDSMSLDTVVGNSLTSNASALVVFGCSTSQTGDLTKPDRAVDGIFGFGRNDLSIVSQLSSKGVTPNSFSHCLKGGNGGGGILVLGLIVDPNLVYTPLVPSQPHYNVNLQSIAVNGQTLSISPSVFATSENQGTIIDSGTTLTYLAQEAYDPFIAAITQYVSQSVRPILSKGNQCYLAVSSVSEIFPTVSFNFAGGASMILNPPDYLLKQDSIAGAVMWCIGIQKFQGQGITILGDLVLKDKIVVYDLGGQRIGWANYDCSSSVNVSTTGMGKTEFVNAGQLGEANSAHFEDPYKDIILSVIIVLLLHASFFSVLQFL, from the exons ATGCCGCCGGAAAGGAATTTTGTGGCGGTGGCGGTGGCGGTGGCCATTTTGGCGGCGGCTACGGCGGTTGGTGGTGAAGGGGATATCGTGAAGTTGGCCCTGGAGAGGGCGAGTCACAGAGGGATTGAGCTGGCTCAACTCAGAGACAGTGATCGAATCAGACACGGCAGATTCTTGCAGCAACAGTCTCTACTTGTCGTTGATTTTCATGTTGAAGGAACCTACGATCCTTTTCTTGTTGG GTTATACTTTACTAAAGTTAAGTTGGGGAATCCTCCTAAAGAATTCTATGTGCAGATAGATACTGGGAGTGATGTGTTATGGGTCAGTTGCAATACCTGTACTGGTTGCCCCACATCGAGTGGACTCCCG ATTCAACTCGAGTTTTTCGATCCTTCAAGCTCATCAACCGCGAAGACGATCTCATGCTCGGACCAAAGGTGTACTTTGGGAGCACAAACTTCTGATTCTTTGTGTTTGGATCAGAATCGCTGCGGATACACATTTCAGTATGGTGATGGTAGTGGGACGTCGGGATATTTTATACAAGATTCTATGTCTTTAGACACGGTAGTCGGGAATTCTTTGACTTCAAATGCTTCAGCACTTGTTGTTTTTGG GTGTAGCACATCACAGACTGGGGATCTAACAAAGCCGGATAGGGCAGTCGATGGAATATTTGGATTTGGAAGGAACGACTTATCTATAGTTTCACAACTCTCTTCAAAGGGAGTCACCCCTAATTCGTTTTCCCATTGCTTGAAAGGAGGAAATGGTGGGGGCGGTATATTGGTGCTCGGTCTGATCGTGGACCCTAATCTTGTTTACACTCCTCTTGTTCCATCACA GCCACATTACAATGTAAATCTACAAAGCATTGCTGTAAATGGGCAGACATTATCCATTAGTCCGTCTGTATTTGCAACATCCGAAAACCAAGGAACCATAATCGACTCAGGAACAACATTGACCTACCTTGCACAAGAGGCATATGATCCTTTTATTGCCGCT ATTACTCAATATGTTTCACAGTCTGTTCGTCCTAttctttcaaagggaaaccagTGCTATTTAGCTGTCTCCAG TGTCTCAGAAATCTTCCCTACAGTTAGTTTTAACTTTGCTGGCGGTGCATCAATGATACTAAACCCTCCAGACTACCTTTTGAAGCAGGATTCTATT GCTGGTGCTGTCATGTGGTGCATTGGCATTCAGAAGTTTCAGGGTCAAGGAATTACAATTTTAGGAG ATCTTGTCCTAAAAGATAAGATCGTTGTATATGATTTAGGCGGTCAGAGGATCGGATGGGCCAATTACGACT GTTCGTCTTCTGTCAACGTATCCACAACTGGTATGGGTAAAACCGAATTTGTCAACGCGGGACAACTTGGTGAAGCTAATTCAGCACATTTTGAGGATCCTTACAAGGATATAATACTAAGTGTGATTATAGTTTTATTGTTACATGCATCATTCTTTAGTGTTTTACAATTTTTGTAA